A region of Marnyiella aurantia DNA encodes the following proteins:
- a CDS encoding S8 family serine peptidase, translating into MENKKFLVLLQDQNASALKKVEREFKVSLTSSEELSSTNKSYNIINANNGVVYKNLGVAVMDEVDMDQLKSAVNNDRSPVVYFEEERDFFAVNEMNLINDLKVKAAELSSMVAELENFLIKKPLVQEALTEMEWGLKAIGIDRAQFTGKGIDLCILDTGFALSHPDFADRDIVGKSFVPDEVWEKDPYGHGTHCAGTAAGNVRSDTGKRYGIAKDCNLKIGKVLSNKGKGTTSGIIDAIDWALEHKFRIISMSLASPVKLNEKPSAIFEAVGRKAMENNCLLIAAAGNDSKRPAVPAPVASPANCGSIMSVAAIDSQMHIANFSNGGINSAHGGNINVCAPGVDILSARPVKEGANSLYTLMKGTSMAAPHVAGLAALYMEKFPDLRADKIWELLESTAKAIQNLKYRDIGSGLVQFVP; encoded by the coding sequence ATGGAAAATAAAAAGTTTCTTGTGCTGCTTCAGGACCAAAACGCTTCCGCACTCAAAAAGGTGGAACGTGAATTCAAGGTCAGTTTGACCTCGTCGGAAGAGTTGTCATCTACCAACAAATCTTATAATATCATAAATGCCAATAACGGTGTAGTGTACAAGAATCTTGGTGTGGCAGTAATGGATGAAGTGGATATGGACCAATTGAAATCTGCGGTGAACAATGACCGGAGTCCGGTGGTATATTTCGAAGAAGAGAGGGATTTTTTCGCGGTAAATGAAATGAACCTTATAAATGATCTGAAGGTTAAAGCAGCTGAACTGAGTTCTATGGTCGCGGAACTTGAGAACTTTCTAATCAAAAAGCCACTTGTTCAGGAAGCCCTAACGGAAATGGAATGGGGACTTAAGGCAATCGGTATAGACCGTGCTCAGTTTACCGGCAAGGGAATTGACCTTTGTATTCTGGATACAGGATTTGCCCTGTCTCACCCGGACTTTGCAGACCGCGATATTGTAGGGAAATCATTTGTGCCGGATGAGGTTTGGGAAAAGGATCCCTATGGTCATGGCACACACTGTGCGGGAACGGCTGCGGGAAATGTACGAAGTGATACCGGAAAGCGATATGGAATTGCCAAAGATTGTAATTTGAAGATCGGCAAGGTGCTAAGCAATAAGGGAAAGGGTACAACTTCCGGCATCATTGACGCTATAGATTGGGCACTTGAACATAAATTCAGGATTATTTCCATGTCATTGGCCTCACCTGTCAAGCTTAATGAAAAACCGTCAGCAATTTTTGAGGCGGTTGGCCGCAAAGCAATGGAAAATAACTGCCTCCTAATTGCCGCGGCGGGGAATGACAGTAAAAGACCTGCGGTTCCGGCACCCGTGGCGTCACCTGCTAACTGCGGGTCTATAATGTCTGTAGCGGCAATCGACAGTCAAATGCACATTGCCAACTTTTCCAATGGCGGAATAAATTCTGCCCATGGTGGTAATATCAATGTCTGTGCACCTGGTGTCGATATTTTGAGCGCGCGGCCTGTAAAGGAAGGAGCTAATTCCTTATATACTCTGATGAAAGGTACAAGTATGGCTGCTCCGCATGTTGCTGGCCTTGCCGCTCTTTATATGGAAAAATTCCCCGATTTAAGAGCTGACAAAATATGGGAGTTACTTGAAAGTACTGCGAAGGCAATCCAGAATCTTAAATACCGCGATATCGGCAGCGGCTTAGTTCAGTTTGTACCTTAA
- the paaC gene encoding 1,2-phenylacetyl-CoA epoxidase subunit PaaC has protein sequence MNPLYNYTIKLADDTLIFGQRLGELCGQGPYLEEDIALTNIALDYLGQSSNFFKYAAQVQGENSTEDDLAFLRLEKDYLNCQLSELPNGDYANTILKVYFFSLYQKLLYTELMKSPDAQLAAIAEKSLKEVKYHYTHSSTWVKMFAGGTEESKMRLAEAVGNLWEYTQGMFAETLGEDQLLANNIVPDSKILHEIWTGAVITDFENFGIQLPESTFMQKGSRTGYHTEYFGFILCELQYMQRTYPNCTW, from the coding sequence ATGAATCCACTTTACAATTATACCATAAAACTGGCCGATGATACCCTGATTTTTGGGCAGCGGCTGGGCGAACTTTGCGGTCAGGGACCTTATCTGGAAGAAGATATTGCACTTACAAATATCGCACTGGACTACCTGGGACAAAGCAGCAATTTTTTCAAATATGCGGCACAGGTACAGGGTGAAAACAGCACCGAAGATGACCTGGCTTTCCTGAGGCTGGAAAAGGATTATCTGAACTGTCAGCTCTCCGAACTTCCAAACGGCGATTATGCCAATACCATCCTGAAAGTGTATTTCTTCTCCTTATATCAGAAGTTACTTTATACGGAACTGATGAAAAGTCCGGACGCTCAATTGGCAGCAATTGCCGAAAAATCTTTGAAAGAAGTAAAATACCACTACACCCATTCTTCAACGTGGGTAAAGATGTTTGCCGGTGGAACTGAGGAAAGCAAAATGCGTTTGGCAGAAGCGGTGGGAAATCTTTGGGAATATACCCAGGGAATGTTTGCGGAAACACTGGGTGAAGACCAGCTTCTTGCCAACAATATTGTTCCCGACTCAAAAATCCTGCATGAAATCTGGACAGGAGCAGTTATCACAGACTTTGAAAACTTCGGAATTCAGCTTCCTGAAAGCACTTTTATGCAGAAAGGCTCGCGCACCGGATACCATACCGAGTATTTCGGGTTTATCCTCTGCGAACTTCAGTATATGCAGCGCACCT
- the paaB gene encoding 1,2-phenylacetyl-CoA epoxidase subunit PaaB, which produces MSNLEMWEVFIQTKPGLSHKHAGTVQAPTAEMALQNARDVYTRRMEGTSIWVVPSKYLVTSEGVDKEAFFDPADDKLYRHPTFYAIPNDVKNM; this is translated from the coding sequence ATGAGCAATTTAGAAATGTGGGAGGTATTTATCCAGACCAAACCGGGACTTTCACACAAACACGCAGGTACCGTACAAGCACCTACTGCTGAGATGGCACTTCAGAATGCGAGGGATGTTTATACCCGCAGAATGGAGGGAACTTCCATCTGGGTGGTGCCGAGCAAATATCTGGTAACATCCGAAGGCGTGGACAAAGAAGCCTTCTTTGATCCGGCAGATGACAAACTTTACCGTCATCCAACCTTCTACGCTATTCCAAACGATGTGAAAAATATGTAA
- the paaA gene encoding 1,2-phenylacetyl-CoA epoxidase subunit PaaA — translation MNQEKFLEYVQAENKVEPKDVMPEDYRKLLVRQISQHAHSEIVGMLPEANWITRAPSLRRKMALLAKIQDEAGHGLYLYAATETLNNGEIAADRDSTYNDMLSGKAKYSSIFNYPALSWADIGAIGWLVDGAAIMNQVMLMGNSYGPYSRAMVRICKEESFHQRQGYEILMTLCRGTKEQKDLAQEALNRFWWPALMMFGPNDEASPNSQKSMNYRVKRESNDALRQRFVDVTVGQAEFLGLKIPDENLKWNEETQHYDFGELPWDEFMEVLKGNGPCNKKRLETKRKAQRDHAWVKEAAMAFAANEDKRKVS, via the coding sequence ATGAATCAGGAAAAATTTTTAGAATACGTTCAGGCAGAAAACAAGGTGGAGCCTAAGGATGTGATGCCGGAAGATTACAGAAAACTTCTCGTAAGGCAGATCTCCCAGCACGCTCATTCCGAGATTGTAGGTATGCTGCCGGAAGCTAACTGGATTACAAGAGCTCCTTCTTTACGCAGGAAGATGGCTCTTTTGGCTAAGATTCAGGATGAGGCCGGACATGGCCTGTACCTTTATGCTGCTACAGAAACATTAAATAACGGTGAAATCGCCGCAGACCGCGACAGTACTTATAATGACATGCTTTCGGGGAAAGCAAAATATTCAAGCATCTTTAACTATCCGGCTCTTTCATGGGCCGATATTGGCGCGATTGGCTGGCTGGTAGACGGTGCAGCGATCATGAACCAGGTGATGCTGATGGGTAATTCCTACGGGCCTTATTCCAGAGCCATGGTAAGGATCTGTAAGGAAGAATCCTTCCACCAGAGACAGGGTTACGAGATCCTGATGACGCTTTGCCGTGGAACCAAAGAGCAGAAAGATCTGGCGCAGGAAGCACTGAACCGTTTCTGGTGGCCGGCCTTGATGATGTTCGGACCGAATGACGAAGCTTCGCCAAACTCTCAGAAATCCATGAACTACCGCGTAAAGCGCGAAAGTAACGATGCTTTGAGACAGCGTTTTGTGGATGTAACCGTAGGTCAGGCGGAGTTCCTGGGTCTTAAGATTCCGGACGAAAATCTGAAGTGGAATGAAGAAACACAACATTATGATTTCGGCGAGCTTCCGTGGGATGAATTTATGGAAGTGCTGAAAGGCAACGGACCGTGCAATAAAAAACGCCTGGAAACCAAAAGAAAAGCGCAGCGCGATCATGCCTGGGTGAAGGAAGCGGCTATGGCATTTGCTGCAAATGAAGATAAGAGAAAAGTAAGCTGA
- the clpB gene encoding ATP-dependent chaperone ClpB has translation MNLNQYTVKSQEAIQKAQQIAMEFGNQSIEPQHLLEGIFQVDENISDFLMKKSEAELSLVRERNRVALEKLPKVEGGNIYLSQSANKVLLDAPNIAKKMGDEFVTIEHLWLSLLESGSEVAKMLKDMGVTKKGLESAINELRKGSKATSASSEETYQSLNKYAKNFNELAAEGKLDPVIGRDEEIRRVLQILSRRTKNNPILIGEPGVGKTAIAEGIAHRIISGDIPENLADKTLYSLDMGALIAGAKYKGEFEERLKSVVNEVIKSDGQIILFIDEIHTLVGAGGGEGAMDAANILKPALARGELRAVGATTLNEYQKYFEKDKALERRFQKVMVEEPDTESAISILRGIKDKYEAHHKVRIKDEAIIAAVEQSQRYISDRFLPDKAIDLIDEASAKLRMEINSKPEELDVLDRKLMQMEIELAAITREGNEIKINHLKEDISRISEERNEINAKWLKEKQKSEDLTTIKKDIEALKLEAERASRAGDYAKVAEIQYGKIKEKESDLEKLELEMQNNQNELITEEVTAENISEVISKWTGIPVTKLLQSEREKLLHLEDELHKRVVGQNEAIESVADAIRRNRAGLNDEKKPIGSFLFLGTTGVGKTELAKALAEYLFDDENNMTRIDMSEYQERHSVSRLVGAPPGYVGYDEGGQLTEAVRRRPYSVVLLDEIEKAHPDVFNTLLQVLDDGRLTDNKGRVVNFKNSIIIMTSNLGSHLIQENFENITDDNVDEIVAKTKDEVFTLLKQTLRPEFLNRIDETVLFQPLTRKEIGKIVQYQLRGFNHMLERKGIIMTATEDAVNYLMNKGYDPSFGARPLKRVLQQEVLNKLSKSLLAGEVNDGDRITLDYFEESGLVFRPTEI, from the coding sequence ATGAATCTAAATCAATATACAGTAAAATCACAGGAAGCCATTCAGAAAGCGCAACAAATTGCGATGGAGTTTGGCAATCAGAGCATTGAACCTCAGCATCTGCTGGAGGGAATTTTTCAGGTGGATGAGAACATCTCCGATTTCCTGATGAAGAAATCAGAAGCAGAACTATCACTCGTGAGGGAAAGGAACCGCGTCGCCCTTGAGAAACTCCCAAAGGTGGAGGGCGGTAACATCTACCTTTCACAGTCCGCGAACAAAGTTCTGCTGGACGCACCCAACATTGCCAAAAAAATGGGTGATGAGTTTGTGACAATTGAACATCTTTGGTTATCGCTGCTGGAAAGCGGGTCCGAGGTAGCGAAGATGCTGAAAGATATGGGCGTAACCAAGAAAGGTCTGGAGTCCGCAATCAACGAGTTAAGAAAAGGATCAAAAGCCACTTCGGCAAGTTCTGAGGAAACATACCAAAGCCTGAACAAGTATGCGAAAAACTTCAATGAACTCGCTGCAGAGGGCAAACTTGATCCGGTAATCGGACGTGATGAAGAAATCAGGAGGGTCCTGCAAATCCTATCCAGACGTACAAAAAACAACCCTATCCTTATCGGAGAGCCGGGTGTAGGTAAAACCGCAATCGCGGAAGGCATCGCACACAGGATTATTTCCGGTGATATTCCGGAAAACCTTGCAGATAAAACCCTTTACTCCCTTGATATGGGTGCCCTGATCGCAGGGGCGAAATACAAAGGAGAGTTTGAGGAAAGACTGAAATCCGTTGTAAATGAAGTCATCAAGTCGGACGGACAAATCATTTTGTTCATAGACGAAATTCATACTCTTGTAGGTGCCGGTGGAGGTGAAGGTGCCATGGATGCCGCGAATATCCTGAAACCGGCTCTTGCCAGAGGTGAACTGCGCGCAGTGGGAGCCACTACACTTAATGAGTATCAAAAATATTTCGAAAAAGATAAAGCACTGGAAAGGCGTTTCCAAAAGGTAATGGTTGAAGAACCGGATACCGAATCTGCCATTTCCATACTTCGTGGCATCAAAGACAAATACGAGGCACATCACAAAGTAAGAATCAAAGACGAAGCGATAATTGCCGCCGTGGAACAGTCTCAGCGCTATATCTCCGACCGCTTTCTGCCGGATAAAGCTATTGACCTGATTGATGAGGCATCTGCCAAGCTCAGGATGGAAATCAATTCCAAACCGGAGGAGCTGGACGTACTTGACCGAAAACTAATGCAGATGGAAATTGAACTGGCTGCTATTACGAGAGAAGGTAATGAGATCAAGATTAACCATCTGAAAGAGGATATATCCAGAATTTCGGAAGAGCGCAACGAGATCAATGCGAAGTGGCTGAAGGAAAAACAGAAGTCTGAAGATCTTACCACTATAAAAAAAGACATTGAAGCACTAAAACTTGAAGCCGAGCGAGCCAGCCGTGCGGGCGACTATGCTAAGGTAGCCGAGATACAGTACGGAAAAATCAAGGAAAAGGAAAGTGACCTGGAGAAGCTGGAACTTGAAATGCAGAATAACCAGAACGAGCTTATTACTGAGGAGGTTACCGCCGAGAATATTTCTGAAGTGATTTCCAAGTGGACCGGAATCCCGGTGACCAAACTGCTCCAAAGCGAAAGGGAAAAACTTCTGCATCTGGAAGATGAACTCCATAAAAGGGTTGTTGGCCAGAACGAAGCGATAGAATCCGTAGCTGATGCTATACGCAGGAACCGTGCCGGGCTGAATGACGAGAAAAAGCCTATTGGATCATTTCTCTTCCTGGGTACCACCGGTGTGGGTAAAACTGAACTTGCGAAAGCGCTGGCAGAATATCTTTTTGACGACGAAAACAATATGACCCGTATCGACATGAGTGAATACCAGGAAAGACATTCTGTGTCACGACTTGTGGGCGCGCCACCGGGATATGTTGGTTACGATGAAGGCGGACAGCTTACCGAAGCAGTGCGCAGACGTCCTTACTCAGTTGTCCTGCTGGATGAGATTGAAAAAGCACACCCCGACGTGTTCAACACCCTGCTTCAGGTATTGGATGACGGTAGACTAACTGATAACAAAGGGCGTGTGGTAAACTTTAAGAACTCAATCATCATAATGACTTCCAATCTGGGATCTCATCTGATTCAGGAGAATTTTGAGAATATCACGGATGATAATGTTGATGAGATTGTGGCAAAGACCAAAGATGAAGTATTTACGCTTCTGAAACAGACTTTAAGACCTGAATTCCTGAACCGAATAGACGAGACCGTATTATTCCAGCCACTTACACGGAAGGAGATTGGCAAAATTGTACAGTATCAGTTACGTGGATTCAACCATATGTTGGAAAGAAAGGGTATTATCATGACTGCCACCGAAGATGCGGTTAATTACCTGATGAATAAAGGTTATGATCCAAGCTTTGGTGCACGGCCACTCAAGAGGGTCTTGCAGCAGGAAGTATTAAACAAACTGTCTAAATCCCTGCTTGCCGGCGAAGTGAATGACGGAGACCGCATCACTCTGGATTACTTTGAAGAAAGCGGATTGGTATTCCGGCCCACAGAGATTTAA
- a CDS encoding FAD-binding oxidoreductase, translating to MHHFHLLKTVLVKKETNDSIHIAFEVPPHLRHEFSFKQGQYINVRFIFGDDDLRRSYSIVNAPTEGNSQIEILVKHLTDGKVSTFLNNELKLGDEVEVQAPMGHFYTHYHASNEKTYVGLAAGSGISPVLSNLKEALYQEPKSKAYLFFSNRSVNDIIFRRELDNLVEKFQGRLQVIYLLSREKHFEDELFEGRICADKLEQIFSRYTEIPVQEATYFICGPSEMIKDISGYLKNSCKVPSLQIMYEYYAAPDDDENAEMSDEFKAIPNLESMVTLIIDDDEYSFHLNSKKRNILDQALHDNLPVPFACKGGVCCTCKAQVMEGEVFMEKNFALTDDEVERGFVLTCQCHPTTNVVMLNYDV from the coding sequence ATGCATCATTTTCATCTGTTAAAAACGGTCCTTGTAAAAAAGGAAACCAATGATTCCATACATATCGCTTTTGAGGTTCCACCGCACCTGCGTCACGAATTTTCATTTAAACAGGGGCAATATATAAATGTCCGCTTTATTTTTGGTGATGACGACCTGAGGAGGTCTTATTCCATTGTAAATGCACCTACTGAGGGGAATTCTCAAATTGAAATATTAGTAAAGCACCTTACTGACGGAAAGGTTTCTACCTTCCTGAATAATGAACTTAAGTTAGGTGACGAGGTCGAAGTTCAGGCTCCAATGGGACATTTTTATACCCATTATCACGCATCTAACGAGAAAACTTACGTGGGACTGGCGGCCGGCAGCGGAATTTCGCCCGTACTCTCTAATCTGAAAGAAGCTCTTTATCAGGAACCGAAAAGTAAAGCGTATCTTTTCTTCAGTAACAGAAGTGTAAATGATATTATTTTCCGCCGGGAATTGGATAATCTTGTTGAGAAATTTCAGGGAAGGCTTCAGGTTATTTATCTGCTCTCCCGTGAGAAGCATTTTGAAGACGAACTTTTTGAGGGTAGAATCTGTGCCGATAAACTGGAGCAGATTTTCAGCCGGTATACCGAGATCCCAGTTCAGGAAGCCACCTATTTTATATGTGGTCCTTCGGAAATGATCAAGGATATTTCAGGTTACCTGAAAAATTCATGTAAAGTGCCGTCGCTACAGATAATGTATGAATATTACGCTGCTCCGGATGATGACGAGAATGCGGAAATGAGTGACGAGTTCAAGGCAATACCGAACCTGGAGAGTATGGTAACTTTAATCATTGATGATGATGAATACTCCTTCCACCTGAATTCGAAGAAAAGAAATATTCTGGATCAGGCCCTGCATGATAATCTGCCTGTGCCCTTTGCCTGTAAAGGTGGTGTATGCTGTACGTGCAAGGCACAGGTGATGGAAGGTGAGGTTTTTATGGAGAAGAATTTTGCCCTTACTGATGATGAGGTGGAGCGTGGGTTTGTGCTTACCTGCCAGTGTCACCCAACTACCAACGTGGTGATGCTGAACTATGATGTTTAA
- a CDS encoding DUF2589 domain-containing protein: METLKSILEKDQSKKTKSELIQLLTGIESIVSPAVYEKISGLSPSELQDLPKRDILEILNNFKDGYDAKWENAVANVSSSVMSAVFGQLRADDNAFAAAAVSDGNFAAELGSIDFAKIIGGPLDACVSAQTNASVSTVSFINEVGFETTAEGKKLRMAEFKYKKNVANPDFDEEEAESDSNPKTIEQDVEITVPFIALLNVPSFRIESCDIDFNVKLNSTFTQNTQTEFGINTGFSSESSGLANLFAKVKFKVNVSMKRTSSTGVKIEKEYSLGIKVRATNDEMPAGLEKVLGLLSN, translated from the coding sequence ATGGAAACTTTAAAATCAATTCTGGAAAAAGACCAGTCCAAAAAAACGAAATCAGAGTTAATTCAGTTGCTCACAGGCATAGAAAGTATTGTGTCACCGGCAGTTTATGAAAAGATCAGTGGCTTAAGTCCCAGCGAACTTCAGGATTTACCGAAAAGAGATATTCTGGAGATCCTTAACAATTTTAAAGATGGCTATGATGCCAAATGGGAAAATGCTGTTGCTAATGTGTCATCCAGTGTTATGAGTGCCGTATTCGGCCAGTTAAGGGCAGATGACAATGCCTTTGCCGCGGCTGCAGTTTCGGACGGTAATTTTGCAGCGGAACTGGGAAGTATTGATTTTGCCAAGATAATCGGCGGTCCGTTGGACGCCTGCGTTTCCGCACAGACTAACGCCTCAGTAAGTACGGTAAGTTTTATAAATGAGGTAGGGTTTGAAACTACTGCTGAAGGTAAGAAGTTACGGATGGCCGAATTTAAATACAAGAAAAATGTGGCCAATCCTGATTTTGATGAAGAGGAGGCTGAAAGTGATTCCAATCCGAAAACAATAGAGCAGGATGTTGAAATCACAGTTCCATTCATTGCACTGCTTAATGTACCTTCTTTTAGAATAGAAAGCTGTGATATTGACTTTAACGTAAAACTTAATTCAACTTTTACACAAAATACACAGACGGAATTTGGAATAAATACCGGTTTCAGTTCGGAATCTTCGGGTCTGGCGAATCTTTTTGCCAAAGTAAAATTTAAAGTCAACGTTTCCATGAAAAGGACCTCCAGTACAGGAGTGAAGATTGAGAAAGAATATTCACTCGGCATAAAAGTACGGGCAACTAATGATGAAATGCCGGCTGGACTGGAAAAAGTACTTGGATTGCTGTCTAACTAG
- a CDS encoding SDR family oxidoreductase: protein MKYTEPMLREGALKDKVAIVTGGGSGLGKAMTKYFLELGAKVVITSRNLEKLQATAKELEDQTGGKVLCVACDVRNWDEVEAMKEAAVKEFGQIDILLNNAAGNFISPTERLTHSAFDSILDIVLKGTKNCTLSVGKYWIENKIPGTVLNIVTTYAWTGSAYVVPSACAKAGVLAMTRSLAVEWAKYNIRFNAIAPGPFPTKGAWDRLLPGDLQEKFDMRKKVPLRRVGEHQELANLAAYLVSDYSAYMNGEVVTIDGGEWLQGAGEFNMLEEIPQEMWDMLEAMIKAKKSS, encoded by the coding sequence ATGAAATACACAGAACCCATGCTGCGCGAAGGCGCCCTGAAAGATAAAGTAGCCATCGTAACCGGTGGCGGCAGCGGACTTGGCAAGGCCATGACCAAATATTTCCTGGAACTCGGCGCCAAAGTGGTGATCACCTCGCGCAATCTGGAGAAGCTTCAGGCCACAGCTAAAGAACTCGAAGATCAGACGGGCGGGAAAGTCCTCTGCGTAGCCTGCGATGTGCGGAACTGGGATGAGGTGGAAGCCATGAAGGAAGCCGCCGTAAAAGAATTCGGCCAAATCGATATTTTGCTGAACAACGCGGCCGGAAATTTTATTTCACCAACTGAGCGGCTTACCCATTCCGCCTTTGATTCCATTCTGGATATTGTTTTGAAAGGAACCAAAAACTGTACGCTGTCGGTCGGGAAATACTGGATAGAAAATAAGATACCCGGCACCGTGCTGAACATCGTTACGACCTATGCCTGGACGGGCTCTGCCTATGTAGTTCCGTCGGCCTGCGCAAAAGCGGGAGTGCTGGCAATGACCCGCAGCCTTGCGGTGGAGTGGGCCAAGTACAATATCCGTTTCAACGCCATCGCACCCGGACCTTTTCCGACAAAAGGTGCCTGGGACAGGCTGTTGCCGGGTGATCTTCAGGAGAAATTCGATATGCGCAAAAAGGTACCGCTCAGAAGAGTGGGAGAGCATCAGGAACTGGCCAATCTGGCGGCATACCTTGTTTCGGATTATTCCGCCTACATGAACGGCGAAGTAGTTACCATAGATGGCGGAGAGTGGCTGCAGGGTGCCGGTGAATTCAATATGCTGGAAGAAATTCCACAGGAAATGTGGGATATGCTGGAAGCAATGATTAAAGCTAAAAAGTCATCCTAA